The Henckelia pumila isolate YLH828 chromosome 2, ASM3356847v2, whole genome shotgun sequence genome includes a window with the following:
- the LOC140877294 gene encoding GDSL esterase/lipase At1g71250-like has translation MYWEKRHVSAMESRVSNRPVLSSTVTAMYLLGDSSVDCGENTPFYNILHQNLSMYPCNGSDSSLVPQFLANKMGLQSAKPFYGQNGTIYGLLGGVNFGSAQATILSPRSRSYQSLNQQLRQAFETIQLLQLHLGEEPAKHFVKSSLFYLSFGKDDFIRYFVDNSSGFRIKYNGTEFSRILVRQMTNAVRNLYASNVRKIICSGILPLGCAPHILVKRDDSNSSNGEVRGCLDEVNLMILEYNRKLEENIVAINAELPDAHIIFCDVYRAMMEFIDNPKPYGIEDVNTACCGLGKYGGVSGCISTDMACQRASTHIWWDLYNPTATINSLIADSAWSGHPLSAISRPVTVQELVSNGEKP, from the exons ATGTATTGGGAGAAAAGGCATGTTTCAGCCATGGAATCAAGGGTTTCAAATCGTCCAGTACTGTCATCGACGGTTACTGCGATGTATTTGCTGGGAGACTCCTCAGTTGATTGCGGAGAAAATACTCCGTTTTACAATATTTTACATCAGAACTTGTCCATGTATCCGTGCAATGGCTCTGATTCAAGTCTTGTTCCTCAGTTTCTTG CTAATAAGATGGGATTGCAAAGTGCCAAACCATTCTACGGTCAGAATGGCACGATTTATGGGCTTTTAGGTGGAGTGAACTTTGGATCAGCACAAGCAACCATTCTTTCGCCCCGTAGCCGAAGCTACCAATCCCTTAACCAGCAGCTACGACAAGCATTCGAAACAATTCAGCTTTTACAGCTGCACCTTGGTGAGGAACCGGCCAAACATTTTGTCAAATCTTCGTTGTTCTATCTATCATTCGGAAAAGATGATTTCATCAGATACTTCGTTGATAACTCTTCTGGTTTTCGTATCAAATACAATGGGACAGAATTTAGTCGGATTTTAGTTCGTCAGATGACAAATGCTGTGAGAAATCTTTATGCCAGTAATGTAAGGAAGATAATCTGCTCTGGAATTCTACCGTTGGGGTGTGCACCGCATATACTAGTGAAACGTGATGACTCTAATTCCTCGAATGGCGAGGTAAGGGGTTGTCTCGATGAGGTTAACTTGATGATCTTGGAATATAACAGAAAGCTGGAGGAGAATATTGTGGCCATTAATGCGGAGTTGCCAGATGCACATATTATCTTCTGTGATGTTTACCGAGCAATGATGGAGTTCATTGACAATCCTAAGCCTTATG GGATTGAAGATGTGAACACTGCGTGCTGTGGATTAGGCAAATATGGTGGCGTGAGCGGATGCATCTCCACAGACATGGCCTGCCAACGGGCTTCAACTCATATCTGGTGGGACTTATACAACCCGACAGCCACCATCAACTCGTTGATAGCTGATTCAGCCTGGTCCGGCCATCCATTATCTGCCATTAGCCGCCCCGTTACAGTCCAAGAACTCGTCTCAAACGGTGAAAAACCTTAA
- the LOC140877295 gene encoding non-specific lipid transfer protein GPI-anchored 2-like has product MAPSPSSDCLSYILNTSDCLTYVEQGSNVTEPDPGCCPELSHLVNTKPVCLCELLSNPSKLGLTIDKYKALMLPSVCRVNTPPISACAAFGEPVSAPTPAKGPSPGNSAPGNQNNGGPKLHFLVGLAILLLKYFF; this is encoded by the exons ATGGCTCCTTCTCCATCTTCAGATTGCTTATCATATATACTCAACACGTCTGATTGTCTCACCTACGTCGAACAAGGTAGCAACGTGACCGAGCCGGATCCTGGCTGCTGCCCCGAGCTATCACATCTGGTGAATACTAAACCAGTTTGTCTGTGTGAATTGCTTTCAAATCCCAGTAAATTAGGACTCACAATTGACAAATATAAGGCCCTCATGTTGCCTTCTGTTTGTCGTGTCAACACCCCACCAATCAGTGCTTGTGCAG CTTTTGGTGAACCTGTATCAGCTCCTACACCTGCGAAAGGCCCTTCGCCAGGAAACTCAGCTCCTGGAAATCAGAATAATGGAGGTCCAAAACTACATTTCCTTGTCGGACTAGCAAtacttttattaaaatatttcttctAA